Proteins encoded in a region of the Zea mays cultivar B73 chromosome 4, Zm-B73-REFERENCE-NAM-5.0, whole genome shotgun sequence genome:
- the LOC100502149 gene encoding uncharacterized isoform X1 yields the protein MATDALALMDHLGWKKAHVFGHSMGAMIACKLDVMAPHRLCSLALLNVTRGGFQCFPKVDAQMLSLAFRFLRAKTPEERALVDLETHYTKRVRAKDTCGKGGETSSANMVQKNSNASHKTMKPKQATLFKKKNKGVGCFVCGSIDQWASACPDRKFKQEKKPAQEKKTTNMVVSDTAEGTSGAKGLEHC from the exons ATGGCGACGGATGCCTTGGCCTTGATGGATCATTTGGGGTGGAAGAAGGCTCACGTCTTCGGCCACTCCATGG GTGCCATGATTGCTTGCAAGCTAGATGTGATGGCACCTCACAGGCTATGTTCGCTGGCATTGCTTAATGTCACCAGAGGTGGCTTTCAGTGCTTCCCAAAG GTAGACGCGCAGATGCTATCTCTTGCATTCCGTTTCTTAAGGGCAAAAACTCCAGAGGAAAGAGCCCTTGTGGACCTGGAAACACATTATACAAAG agggtGAGAGCAAAAGACACTTGTGGGAAAGGAGgtgagacttctagtgccaatatggtacaaaagaaCTCCAATGCGTCACATAAAACCATGAAGCCCAAGCAGGCAACcttgtttaaaaagaagaacaaaggagTTGGTTGCTTTGTTTGTGGGAGTATTGATCAATGGGCAAGCGCTTGTCcagaccgcaaatttaagcaagagaaaaaaccagctcaagagaagaaaacaacAAACATGGTTGTTAGCGATACCGCAGAAGGAACATCAGG tgcaaaggggCTGGAACATTGCTGA
- the LOC100501847 gene encoding putative MATE efflux family protein, with protein MAGTSGHSERADEPLKEALLAARNGSGSDGDGEKDLEEIRSVGSFLRHAAEENRKLWYLAGPAIITSITQYSLGGITQVFAGHLTTLELDAISTENNVIAGLAFGIMLGMGSALETLCGQAYGAKQLHMLGVYMQRSLIILNAMAVLMLPLYLFATPILRFFHQDAEIAALTGRLALYMIPQLFAYAFNFPIQKFLQAQSKVMAMAVVSVAALLLHVAISWLLVGPMGMGIVGLAVALNASWWLVVLGQLAYILMGYCPGAWNGFDWLAFSDLSGFARLSLGSAVMLCLEFWFYMFLIVIVGNLENAQVAVAAVSICTNLFGWQIMVFFGFNAAISVRVSNELGAGRPRAAKFAILVVLMSSVAIGLAFFVLVLAFRDVYGAPFTESPEVVRAVASLGVVFAFSLLLNSVQPVLSGVAVGAGWQWLVAYINLGCYYLVGIPVGYIIAFPLRGGVQGMWGGMLTGVGLQTLILVAITLRTNWDKEASEAHSRIQKWGGSAAAKVSHA; from the exons ATGGCGGGGACGAGCGGCCACAGCGAACGAGCAGACGAGCCTCTGAAggaggcgctgttggctgcccgcAACGGTAGCGgcagcgacggcgacggcgagaaGGACCTGGAGGAGATCCGGAGCGTGGGGTCGTTCCTGCGGCACGCGGCGGAGGAGAACCGGAAGCTCTGGTACCTTGCGGGCCCCGCCATCATCACGTCCATCACGCAGTACTCGCTCGGCGGCATCacccaggtcttcgccggccatcTCACCACGCTCGAGCTCGACGCCATCTCCACCGAGAACAACGTCATCGCCGGCCTCGCCTTCGGCATCATG CTGGGGATGGGCAGCGCGCTGGAGACGCTGTGCGGACAGGCGTACGGCGCGAAGCAGCTGCACATGCTGGGCGTGTACATGCAGCGGTCGCTTATCATCCTCAACGCCATGGCCGTGCTGATGCTCCCGCTCTACCTCTTCGCCACCCCTATCCTGCGCTTCTTCCACCAGGACGCCGAGATTGCCGCGCTCACCGGCCGCCTAGCGCTCTACATGATCCCGCAGCTCTTCGCCTACGCCTTCAACTTCCCCATCCAGAAGTTCCTGCAGGCGCAGAGCAAGGTGATGGCCATGGCGGTCGTGTCGGTGGCGGCGCTGCTGCTCCACGTCGCCATCAGCTGGCTCCTCGTCGGGCCCATGGGGATGGGGATCGTCGGCCTGGCCGTTGCGCTCAACGCGTCCTGGTGGCTCGTCGTGCTGGGCCAGCTCGCCTACATTCTCATGGGCTACTGCCCCGGCGCCTGGAACGGATTCGACTGGCTCGCCTTCTCCGACCTCTCCGGCTTCGCGCGCCTGTCGCTTGGCTCCGCCGTCATGCTCTG CCTGGAGTTCTGGTTCTACATGTTCCTGATCGTCATCGTCGGCAACCTGGAGAACGCTCAGGTCGCCGTTGCTGCAGTCTCCATTTG CACGAACCTGTTCGGGTGGCAGATCATGGTGTTCTTCGGATTCAACGCGGCCATCAG CGTGCGGGTGTCGAACGAGCTGGGCGCCGGGCGGCCCCGCGCGGCCAAGTTCGCGATCCTGGTGGTGCTCATGTCTTCGGTGGCCATCGGGTTGGCCTTCTTCGTCCTCGTCCTGGCCTTCCGCGACGTGTACGGCGCGCCCTTCACGGAAAGCCCCGAGGTGGTGCGCGCCGTGGCCAGCCTCGGCGTCGTCTTCGCCTTCTCGCTGCTCCTCAACAGCGTGCAGCCGGTGCTGTCGGGCGTTGCCGTCGGGGCCGGCTGGCAGTGGCTGGTGGCGTACATCAACCTCGGCTGCTACTACCTCGTTGGCATCCCCGTCGGGTACATCATCGCCTTCCCGCTGCGCGGCGGGGTGCAGGGGATGTGGGGCGGCATGCTCACGGGCGTCGGCCTGCAGACCCTCATCCTGGTCGCCATCACGCTGCGCACCAACTGGGACAAGGAGGCCAGCGAGGCCCATTCCAGGATACAGAAATGGGGTGGATCGGCGGCGGCCAAAGTTTCACATGCATGA